A genomic window from Microscilla marina ATCC 23134 includes:
- a CDS encoding ADP-ribosylglycohydrolase family protein, which translates to MLIELAIGDAYGAGFEYVDRQEVVRHNNLSYRQHPKHTGTLPGMYTDDTQMSLAIAELMLSGDAWTPLNIAHRFVEVFKRDPREGYAEGFYHFLRKNTGGGEEFLAHINPTSDKSGAAMRAPVIGLLADKQEVLEKAEIQAAITHCTKDGINAAQASALIVHFFAWEGGKKQDLAPYLKANVKGDWLSRWTGKVRSKGWMSVRAAITAIAQADTMSNLLKNCIAYTGDVDTVAAIALAGASMCKEIKQDLPYWLYGDMENGTYGKAYIETLDAQLKEKYFSN; encoded by the coding sequence ATGCTCATAGAACTTGCCATAGGCGACGCTTACGGGGCGGGCTTTGAATATGTAGACCGCCAAGAGGTGGTGCGCCACAACAATTTGAGCTACCGCCAACACCCCAAACATACGGGCACTTTGCCTGGAATGTATACTGACGATACCCAAATGAGTCTTGCCATAGCCGAGCTGATGCTATCGGGCGATGCGTGGACTCCATTGAATATTGCCCATAGATTTGTAGAGGTTTTTAAGCGCGACCCCAGAGAAGGTTACGCAGAAGGCTTTTACCATTTTTTGAGAAAAAATACGGGAGGTGGTGAAGAGTTTCTCGCCCACATCAACCCTACCAGCGACAAAAGCGGAGCCGCAATGCGGGCACCTGTCATTGGCTTACTTGCCGACAAACAAGAAGTACTCGAAAAAGCCGAAATACAGGCTGCTATCACTCATTGTACCAAAGACGGAATCAATGCTGCCCAAGCGTCAGCGCTGATTGTACACTTTTTTGCTTGGGAAGGTGGTAAAAAGCAAGACCTGGCCCCCTACCTAAAAGCCAACGTAAAAGGCGATTGGCTAAGCAGATGGACGGGCAAAGTACGTTCTAAAGGCTGGATGAGCGTACGGGCAGCCATTACTGCCATTGCCCAAGCCGATACTATGAGCAACTTGCTCAAAAACTGTATTGCTTATACGGGCGATGTAGACACCGTAGCCGCTATAGCATTGGCAGGGGCAAGTATGTGTAAAGAAATCAAACAAGACTTACCTTATTGGTTGTATGGCGATATGGAAAATGGTACTTATGGCAAGGCATACATCGAGACACTGGATGCCCAGTTGAAGGAGAAATACTTTAGCAATTGA
- a CDS encoding AraC family transcriptional regulator, giving the protein MNADKARTEYIRRVNFVLDFIEKNLEADLSLESLSKKAYYSPYHFHRVFSTIVGENLNQYVNRKRIERIASILLIRSDTPIKELAYIYGFNSESSFSRAFKKYYGISPTRFKLEGKNTLRKIGIEFFTTEKYICSIDHIKKWIEMNAQIVITELQEIKLAGVMHIGEFDKAGNMFQRLMEWGAKKRVLATSDFKAITIYHDNPNVTQTSKLRFSTCITISEDINADGEIRPINLKKGIYAVGHFEIKADEIPTAWKNMCIWVIENGYEFRDGDYFEMYHNDHKTHPDQKFILDICIPLERTGNLKLERKNRVDFSDYKEQNNRGEKHLDYHQLIGYMKELRGFLHKEYDVNFKFGNIYQGNPDFSYFSFTTEELKKQKLKFVIVLNHQDLFFSICLSGQNKSIRKKYWEIFKGSDWDKYHLAESINDSLSIVDHTIVKEPDFSNRRCLTEQIEKESFKFINEIKGILES; this is encoded by the coding sequence ATGAATGCCGATAAAGCAAGAACAGAGTACATTAGACGAGTAAATTTTGTTTTAGATTTTATTGAGAAGAATCTTGAAGCAGATTTGTCACTTGAGTCTTTGTCAAAAAAAGCCTATTATTCCCCTTACCACTTTCATAGAGTTTTTTCGACAATTGTAGGAGAAAATCTGAATCAGTACGTCAATAGAAAACGAATAGAACGTATCGCCTCCATCTTATTGATACGTTCAGATACGCCTATCAAAGAACTTGCATATATCTACGGATTTAATAGCGAAAGTTCTTTTTCAAGAGCATTTAAAAAGTATTATGGCATTAGCCCAACAAGATTCAAATTAGAAGGAAAAAATACACTTCGCAAGATTGGTATAGAGTTTTTCACAACTGAGAAATACATTTGTAGCATTGATCATATTAAAAAATGGATTGAAATGAATGCACAAATTGTTATAACAGAACTACAAGAAATAAAGCTTGCTGGTGTGATGCATATCGGAGAATTTGACAAGGCTGGCAATATGTTTCAAAGGTTGATGGAATGGGGCGCTAAAAAAAGAGTATTGGCCACTTCGGATTTTAAAGCCATTACCATTTATCACGATAACCCCAACGTTACTCAAACCTCAAAATTGAGATTCAGCACGTGTATAACCATTAGTGAGGACATAAATGCAGATGGAGAGATTAGACCTATCAACTTAAAGAAAGGCATTTATGCTGTTGGTCATTTTGAAATTAAGGCAGACGAAATTCCAACAGCCTGGAAAAATATGTGCATCTGGGTCATTGAAAATGGTTATGAGTTTAGAGATGGCGACTATTTTGAAATGTATCATAATGACCACAAAACTCATCCCGATCAAAAATTCATATTAGACATTTGTATTCCACTCGAAAGAACAGGAAACCTAAAACTTGAGAGAAAAAACAGGGTAGATTTCTCAGATTACAAAGAACAAAACAATCGAGGTGAAAAACATTTAGATTACCATCAACTGATAGGTTACATGAAAGAGTTGAGAGGGTTTTTACATAAAGAATACGACGTTAATTTTAAATTTGGAAATATTTATCAAGGAAACCCTGATTTTTCTTATTTCTCATTCACAACTGAGGAGTTGAAAAAACAAAAACTGAAATTTGTTATTGTATTAAATCACCAAGATTTGTTTTTTTCGATTTGTTTATCTGGTCAAAACAAAAGTATCCGAAAAAAATACTGGGAAATATTTAAAGGCAGTGATTGGGACAAATATCATTTGGCAGAATCAATTAATGACAGTCTGTCAATTGTTGACCACACCATTGTGAAAGAACCCGATTTTAGTAATCGAAGGTGTTTAACGGAACAGATTGAAAAAGAATCATTCAAATTCATAAACGAGATTAAAGGCATACTTGAATCATAA
- a CDS encoding alpha/beta fold hydrolase, with translation MTNVINSAFHPINFPKPTLISVNGIALEVFEAGRQNAGKPIVLCHGWPEHAFSWRHQVPALVAAGYQVIVPNQRGYGNSSCPTEVTDYDLEHLTGDLVALLDHYGYQEATFIGHDWGAMVVWGMTLLHPNRVNKVINLSLPYQERGEKPWIEFMEDVLGNDYYFVHFNRQPGIADAVLEENTSQFLRNLYRKNKPLRAPQPGMEMINLAKAKTPLGEPIMNNSELAVFVSAFETSGFTGSINWYRNLDRNWQLLADVDPVIQQPTLMIYGNHDLIPKFERLPEFVPKVEVISLDCGHWIQQELPEETNRAILKWLEQQEAS, from the coding sequence ATGACAAACGTAATAAACTCGGCATTTCACCCCATCAACTTTCCCAAGCCCACTCTTATTTCAGTCAACGGTATAGCACTCGAAGTTTTTGAAGCAGGCCGACAAAATGCAGGAAAGCCTATTGTACTCTGTCATGGCTGGCCAGAGCATGCCTTTTCCTGGCGTCATCAGGTACCCGCCCTTGTTGCAGCAGGTTACCAGGTCATCGTTCCAAACCAGCGGGGTTATGGCAATTCATCCTGTCCGACCGAAGTAACCGATTATGACCTAGAACACTTGACTGGTGACCTTGTGGCACTTCTCGATCACTACGGATACCAAGAGGCTACATTTATTGGCCATGATTGGGGGGCAATGGTTGTTTGGGGAATGACCTTATTGCATCCAAACCGCGTCAATAAAGTGATCAACCTGAGCTTGCCTTACCAGGAGCGCGGAGAAAAACCCTGGATCGAGTTCATGGAAGATGTACTGGGCAACGACTACTACTTTGTGCACTTCAATCGACAGCCAGGCATTGCAGACGCTGTACTAGAAGAAAATACGTCTCAATTCCTTCGCAACTTATACCGGAAGAATAAACCCCTCAGAGCTCCTCAGCCAGGCATGGAGATGATCAATCTTGCCAAAGCAAAAACACCGCTCGGTGAGCCCATCATGAATAACAGTGAACTGGCTGTTTTCGTCTCCGCCTTCGAAACTTCGGGGTTCACAGGCAGTATCAATTGGTACAGAAACCTTGACCGCAACTGGCAATTATTGGCAGATGTAGACCCTGTCATCCAACAACCCACACTCATGATCTATGGCAATCATGATTTGATTCCGAAGTTTGAAAGACTACCTGAGTTTGTACCTAAGGTAGAAGTTATTAGCCTGGATTGCGGTCATTGGATTCAACAAGAGCTTCCAGAAGAAACAAACCGAGCGATTTTGAAATGGCTGGAGCAACAGGAAGCCTCTTAA
- a CDS encoding helix-turn-helix transcriptional regulator — MEYNEVNRLSRLTAILTQFQAKRVVTASELSQKFQVSKRTIYRDIKALEKAGVPILTEEGKGYTLMEGYRIPPVMFTEKQANALILAEQLVLKNKDASFVKDYSEAIDKIKSILRYNLKDKANLLANRTQFNEVLEQERNSNNLSDLQNALTNYNLVRMQYINKEGGTTNRLIEPFAIVNSENWYLIAWCRLRKEFRFFRLDRIQKMEVLSENFKPHNLTLQEYFDQYH; from the coding sequence ATGGAGTATAACGAAGTAAATAGATTATCTCGTTTAACCGCTATCTTAACTCAATTCCAGGCGAAGAGAGTTGTTACTGCTTCTGAATTATCCCAAAAATTTCAAGTGAGCAAAAGAACCATCTACCGGGATATAAAAGCATTGGAGAAAGCAGGCGTCCCTATTTTGACCGAAGAAGGGAAAGGGTATACACTCATGGAGGGTTACAGAATACCACCCGTTATGTTTACCGAAAAGCAAGCAAATGCCTTGATACTTGCAGAACAGTTGGTGTTGAAAAACAAGGATGCCTCCTTTGTAAAGGATTATTCGGAAGCAATTGATAAAATAAAATCAATTTTAAGATATAATCTCAAGGACAAAGCAAATTTATTGGCTAATAGAACTCAGTTTAACGAAGTCTTAGAGCAAGAAAGAAATAGCAACAATTTGTCAGATTTGCAAAATGCACTTACCAATTACAACCTGGTCAGGATGCAATATATCAATAAAGAGGGAGGCACAACCAACAGATTAATAGAGCCGTTTGCCATAGTGAATAGCGAAAACTGGTATTTGATTGCCTGGTGTCGTTTACGTAAGGAATTTCGCTTTTTTCGGTTAGACAGAATTCAAAAAATGGAAGTTCTATCAGAAAATTTTAAGCCTCACAACTTAACCTTACAAGAGTATTTTGATCAATACCATTAA
- the uvrA gene encoding excinuclease ABC subunit UvrA: MDTLNTETTTNNEAQDLSTGYTDNLEIFGAREHNLKDIDVTFPRNELIVVTGVSGSGKSSLAFDTIYAEGQRRYMESFSAYARSFIGDMERPDVDKINGLSPVIAIEQKTTSRNPRSTVGTTTEIYDFLRLLFARAGEAFSYVTGEKMIKQSEDQIIDQIIAKFEGQKVLLLAPVVKGRKGHYRELFVQIRKAGYAKVRVDGKVLDLEPKMQVDRYKIHDIEVVVDRLAIKAEQRMRIAQSVATALKEGKGSLMLQLHDSNDKPIHFSRNLVCPTSGISYDEPAPNAFSFNSPYGYCPDCKGLGVIEEFTEETLMPDKSLSISRGGIAPLGEYRDTWMFKQLEKMLKNHKLSLSTPIEKLPQDLLDVILNGSDELLKVYSPKYKRTYETTFDGIKTYMKKNYEEGTEKLQSWAKDFVQINTCPTCEGARLKKESLHFKIDDHNIFQLSEMDINHLGDWLENLEERLSKKQNQIAHEILKEIRKRVSLLLNIGLGYLTLNRSLRTLSGGEAQRIRLATQIGTQLVGVLYILDEPSIGLHARDNVKLIQSLQELRDLGNTIIVVEHDKDMMMEADHILDVGPGAGIHGGKVVAQGTPQEIMQQQSMTVDYLSNRKTIEVPKKRRKGNGNQLVLKGATGHNLKNVTLKLPLGKMVCITGVSGSGKSSLIHDTLYPILNTHFFRAKRKPLAYKKIEGLEHIDKVIEVDQSPIGRTPRSNPATYVGFFSNIRDLFTQLPEAKIRGYKPGRFSFNVKGGRCETCQGGGMKLVEMDFLPNVYIECETCKGKRYNRETLEIRFKSKSIADILDMTVEQAVGFFEHQPSILRKISFLQEVGLGYITLGQQATTLSGGEAQRIKLAKELSKRDTGKTLYILDEPTTGLHFEDIRILLQVLQKLVDKGNTVLIIEHNLDVIKVADHVVDLGPDGGEKGGEIIFEGTPEQLIKKKKGFTGKYLKMEMKGE; this comes from the coding sequence ATGGACACCCTTAATACTGAGACAACTACCAATAACGAAGCTCAAGACCTATCAACTGGTTATACTGATAACCTGGAGATTTTTGGCGCACGCGAACACAACCTCAAAGACATAGATGTTACTTTTCCCCGCAACGAACTGATCGTGGTGACCGGGGTAAGTGGCAGTGGTAAGTCATCGCTTGCCTTCGATACCATCTACGCCGAAGGGCAACGACGCTACATGGAGAGTTTTTCGGCGTATGCCCGTTCTTTTATCGGCGACATGGAACGCCCCGATGTAGACAAGATCAACGGCTTGAGTCCGGTCATTGCCATCGAACAAAAAACGACGTCACGCAACCCACGCTCTACAGTGGGCACTACCACCGAAATTTATGACTTTTTGCGTTTACTGTTTGCCCGCGCCGGAGAAGCTTTTTCTTACGTAACGGGTGAAAAAATGATCAAGCAGTCAGAAGATCAGATCATAGACCAAATCATTGCCAAATTTGAAGGACAAAAGGTATTATTGCTTGCTCCCGTGGTCAAAGGACGGAAGGGGCATTACCGCGAACTTTTTGTCCAAATACGCAAGGCTGGTTATGCCAAGGTGAGGGTAGATGGCAAAGTGCTCGACCTGGAGCCTAAAATGCAGGTAGACCGTTACAAAATTCACGATATAGAAGTAGTAGTCGACCGACTGGCCATCAAAGCAGAACAACGCATGCGCATTGCCCAATCGGTGGCCACTGCCCTAAAAGAAGGCAAAGGTTCGTTGATGCTACAGCTCCACGATAGCAACGACAAACCCATTCATTTTTCGCGCAACCTGGTATGCCCTACTTCGGGTATTTCGTATGACGAACCCGCCCCCAATGCCTTCTCGTTTAATTCGCCTTATGGGTACTGCCCCGACTGCAAGGGCTTGGGAGTAATAGAAGAGTTTACCGAAGAAACCCTGATGCCTGACAAATCGCTGAGCATTAGCCGGGGAGGGATTGCGCCTTTGGGCGAATACCGTGACACGTGGATGTTTAAGCAATTGGAAAAAATGCTCAAAAACCACAAGCTGAGCCTGAGCACTCCTATAGAAAAACTCCCCCAAGACCTGCTTGATGTTATTTTGAATGGCTCGGATGAACTCCTCAAAGTGTATTCGCCCAAATACAAGCGTACCTACGAGACCACCTTCGATGGCATCAAGACGTACATGAAAAAGAATTATGAAGAGGGCACCGAAAAGCTGCAAAGCTGGGCTAAAGACTTTGTCCAGATCAACACTTGCCCTACTTGCGAGGGTGCCCGCCTGAAAAAGGAGTCATTGCATTTTAAAATAGACGACCATAACATTTTTCAACTCAGCGAAATGGACATCAACCACCTGGGCGACTGGTTGGAAAACCTGGAAGAGCGATTGAGCAAAAAGCAAAACCAAATTGCCCACGAAATACTCAAAGAAATAAGAAAACGGGTAAGTCTATTGCTCAATATTGGGTTGGGTTACCTTACCCTCAACCGCTCATTGCGCACCCTGTCGGGAGGAGAAGCCCAACGCATTAGACTTGCTACCCAAATAGGTACTCAGTTGGTAGGTGTCCTGTATATTTTAGACGAGCCAAGCATTGGCTTGCACGCCCGCGACAATGTAAAACTGATTCAGTCACTACAAGAACTACGCGACCTGGGCAATACCATCATAGTGGTAGAGCACGACAAAGATATGATGATGGAAGCCGACCATATTCTGGACGTAGGGCCAGGGGCAGGTATTCACGGGGGCAAGGTGGTGGCGCAAGGCACGCCCCAAGAGATTATGCAGCAGCAAAGCATGACGGTAGACTACCTAAGCAACCGCAAAACCATTGAGGTACCCAAAAAACGACGCAAAGGCAACGGCAACCAATTGGTGCTAAAGGGAGCCACCGGGCACAACCTAAAAAATGTGACACTTAAGTTGCCTTTGGGCAAAATGGTGTGCATTACCGGGGTGAGTGGTAGTGGCAAGTCGAGCCTTATTCACGACACCCTCTACCCTATTCTCAATACCCACTTTTTCCGCGCCAAGCGCAAACCCCTTGCCTACAAAAAAATAGAAGGGCTTGAACACATAGACAAAGTAATAGAGGTAGATCAATCGCCGATTGGACGCACGCCCCGCTCAAACCCTGCCACTTATGTGGGATTTTTCTCCAACATCCGCGACTTGTTTACCCAATTGCCCGAAGCCAAGATAAGGGGCTATAAACCAGGACGTTTTTCGTTTAATGTAAAGGGTGGGCGCTGTGAAACTTGCCAAGGGGGAGGAATGAAGTTGGTAGAAATGGATTTTTTGCCCAATGTATACATCGAGTGTGAAACCTGCAAAGGCAAACGCTACAACCGTGAAACCCTAGAGATACGTTTCAAGAGCAAGTCTATTGCCGACATACTGGACATGACCGTAGAGCAAGCCGTAGGTTTTTTTGAACATCAGCCTTCTATCTTGCGTAAAATTAGTTTTTTGCAAGAAGTAGGGCTAGGCTACATTACCCTGGGGCAACAAGCCACTACCCTTTCGGGCGGCGAAGCCCAACGGATTAAACTTGCCAAGGAACTCTCGAAACGCGACACGGGTAAAACCTTGTACATTTTGGACGAACCCACCACGGGGCTACACTTCGAAGACATTCGCATCCTACTGCAAGTGTTGCAAAAACTGGTAGACAAAGGCAACACGGTACTCATTATCGAGCACAACCTGGATGTAATCAAGGTAGCTGACCACGTGGTAGACCTGGGACCCGATGGAGGCGAAAAAGGTGGTGAGATCATTTTTGAGGGTACCCCCGAACAACTCATCAAAAAGAAAAAAGGTTTTACGGGTAAGTATTTGAAGATGGAGATGAAGGGGGAGTGA
- a CDS encoding DUF6122 family protein, whose protein sequence is MFLLKPLVHYSLHFLAPALIAWGIAHTRWSTLDWRSIWGILLATMLIDLDHLLATPVFDPTRCSVGFHPLHSYTAIVVYSCLLLPRRTRIVAVGLLFHIVTDWLDCWI, encoded by the coding sequence ATGTTTTTACTTAAACCCTTGGTTCACTATAGCTTACACTTTTTGGCACCCGCCCTCATTGCCTGGGGCATTGCCCACACTCGCTGGTCTACCTTAGACTGGCGCAGTATATGGGGCATATTGCTTGCCACTATGTTGATAGATCTTGACCACCTGCTGGCTACACCTGTTTTTGACCCCACCCGTTGCAGCGTGGGTTTTCACCCATTGCATTCTTACACAGCTATAGTGGTATATAGCTGCTTGTTGCTGCCTCGCCGCACCCGCATTGTAGCGGTGGGTTTGCTGTTTCACATAGTAACTGATTGGTTGGATTGTTGGATATAG
- a CDS encoding serine hydrolase domain-containing protein: MNIIRLYMVLFSALILPAACKSDKSPQTPPTTEKIYLSEIAGRADSLLHYLHKNRNFNGNVLINHNGLKILEKSYGYADFRNQAPLKSQSSFRLSSVSKQFTAMAIMMLKEAGKLSYNDTVDKHLRGFPYPHITIRHLLTHTSGLPNYGEYFAQVVLRSKYKFTYPTNRDILLWLINEQPKPYFKCGESWLYTNTGYVLLALIIEKVSRQSYPNYLQERIFNRLDMRNSEVFDYQHKLPYRVYGFRNNKKLYDDHLFNRIYGDGGIYASAADLYKWDQALRTNRLVKRTTLKEAFSPTKYYNNMFSKNYGFGWHIDKDGQTVYHSGSSGGFRSIILRNLHQNNCVILLSNNQDGRYENIARVIYGWLD, from the coding sequence ATGAACATCATCAGGTTATACATGGTACTTTTTTCTGCACTGATCCTGCCCGCTGCCTGTAAGTCAGACAAGTCACCCCAAACCCCACCCACTACTGAAAAGATTTACCTGAGCGAAATAGCCGGAAGAGCAGACTCACTGCTTCACTACTTGCACAAAAACCGAAACTTTAACGGCAATGTGCTGATTAACCACAATGGGCTCAAAATTTTGGAAAAAAGCTACGGTTATGCCGACTTCAGAAACCAAGCCCCGCTTAAGAGCCAGTCTAGCTTCAGACTTTCTTCGGTAAGCAAACAGTTTACTGCTATGGCCATCATGATGCTTAAAGAAGCGGGCAAACTCTCGTATAACGATACTGTAGACAAGCACCTTCGAGGGTTTCCCTACCCTCATATTACCATTCGTCACTTGCTCACTCATACTTCAGGCTTGCCCAACTATGGCGAATACTTTGCTCAGGTAGTGCTACGCTCTAAATACAAGTTTACCTACCCCACCAATCGCGACATTTTGCTCTGGTTGATCAATGAACAACCCAAACCCTATTTTAAATGTGGCGAAAGCTGGCTATATACCAATACCGGATATGTACTGTTGGCGTTGATCATAGAGAAGGTGTCGCGGCAATCGTACCCCAACTACCTTCAGGAACGCATCTTCAATCGCCTCGACATGCGCAACAGCGAAGTGTTTGACTACCAACACAAGTTACCTTACAGGGTGTATGGCTTCAGAAACAACAAAAAATTGTATGATGACCACTTGTTCAACCGCATTTATGGCGATGGTGGCATATACGCTTCAGCGGCAGATTTGTATAAGTGGGACCAGGCACTGCGCACCAACCGACTGGTAAAAAGAACGACCCTCAAAGAAGCTTTTTCGCCTACTAAATATTACAATAATATGTTCAGCAAAAACTATGGATTTGGCTGGCACATCGATAAAGACGGACAAACGGTGTATCATTCGGGAAGCAGTGGGGGGTTTCGCAGCATTATCTTGCGCAACTTGCACCAAAACAACTGCGTAATTTTACTCTCTAACAACCAGGATGGCAGGTATGAAAACATTGCGCGGGTCATTTATGGTTGGCTGGATTGA
- a CDS encoding SixA phosphatase family protein, protein MKKNLLLLRHAEAVAYAAGKTDHQRPLTPRGTQQAYTMSELLHTQGFVPDLVYSSNAQRTTSTAEIFAQKLNYPTKNIIFDPSIYETTLEVMLDAINKTAPQHQNVLMIGHNPTISYLTEYLTGQSVAGLPNCGVASIMFEVAEWAHVSADTGVLAWLKHP, encoded by the coding sequence ATGAAAAAAAACCTCTTACTTTTACGCCACGCCGAAGCGGTGGCCTACGCTGCTGGCAAAACCGATCATCAGCGTCCATTGACCCCACGTGGCACCCAACAAGCCTACACTATGAGTGAACTGCTCCATACCCAGGGTTTTGTGCCTGACCTGGTGTACTCCAGCAACGCCCAAAGAACCACCTCTACTGCCGAAATTTTTGCTCAAAAATTGAATTATCCCACTAAAAACATCATATTTGATCCGTCTATTTATGAAACCACGCTAGAGGTAATGCTGGACGCAATTAATAAAACAGCCCCCCAACACCAAAACGTGCTAATGATAGGGCACAATCCTACCATTAGTTACCTCACCGAATACCTCACGGGGCAGTCGGTAGCCGGCCTGCCTAACTGTGGCGTTGCTTCGATTATGTTTGAAGTGGCCGAGTGGGCACACGTGTCTGCCGATACTGGAGTTTTGGCCTGGCTAAAACATCCATAA
- the hisB gene encoding bifunctional histidinol-phosphatase/imidazoleglycerol-phosphate dehydratase HisB, whose amino-acid sequence MKKRVLFIDRDGTLIVEPPVDYQVDSLEKLEMYPKVIRNMYQIAQELDYELVMVTNQDGLGTDSFPEDTFWPAHNKMLKTLEQEGIVFDEILIDRTFEEENAPTRKPRTGLMTKYIDNPAYDLANSFVLGDRLSDMQLAQNLGCQGILLQPTLAAHDLPVVLTTIDWDKITVFLTEANRAAQGRTATVQRATKETDIAIALNLDGSGKKAMDTGIGFFDHMLDQLAHHGKLDLSVKVKGDLHIDEHHTIEDVAIALGEAFKIALGNKKGIERYGFFNLVMDECLAQVALDFSGRNWLVWQPMFKRERVGGMPTEMFEHFFKSLSDHAQCNIHVRCEGNNEHHMIEAIFKAFARAVKAAKQITGVEIPSTKGVI is encoded by the coding sequence ATGAAAAAACGTGTACTTTTTATAGATCGTGACGGGACGCTTATTGTAGAGCCTCCGGTTGATTATCAGGTAGATTCGCTCGAAAAACTAGAGATGTATCCCAAGGTAATCAGAAATATGTATCAAATAGCCCAGGAGCTGGATTATGAGCTGGTGATGGTGACCAATCAGGACGGGCTGGGTACGGATAGTTTTCCGGAAGATACCTTCTGGCCAGCCCACAACAAAATGCTCAAAACCCTGGAACAAGAGGGAATTGTGTTTGATGAAATATTGATCGACCGCACTTTTGAGGAAGAGAATGCCCCTACCCGCAAGCCGCGCACCGGGCTAATGACAAAATACATTGATAACCCTGCCTATGACCTTGCCAACTCGTTTGTGCTGGGCGACCGCCTAAGCGATATGCAATTGGCTCAAAACCTGGGTTGCCAGGGAATTTTGCTGCAGCCAACACTAGCCGCACACGATTTGCCTGTGGTGCTTACTACCATTGACTGGGACAAAATTACGGTATTTTTGACGGAGGCAAACCGCGCTGCCCAAGGGCGTACTGCCACTGTGCAACGTGCTACCAAAGAAACTGACATTGCTATAGCGCTCAACCTGGACGGGAGCGGCAAAAAAGCCATGGATACGGGCATTGGTTTTTTTGATCACATGCTGGATCAATTGGCGCACCACGGCAAACTTGATTTGAGCGTAAAGGTAAAGGGCGACTTGCACATAGACGAACACCATACTATAGAGGATGTCGCCATTGCTTTGGGCGAAGCCTTTAAAATAGCCTTGGGCAACAAAAAAGGCATTGAACGCTATGGTTTTTTTAACCTGGTGATGGACGAATGCCTGGCACAAGTTGCCTTGGATTTTTCGGGGAGAAATTGGTTGGTGTGGCAACCTATGTTTAAACGCGAACGAGTGGGTGGTATGCCTACCGAAATGTTTGAACATTTCTTTAAATCGCTCAGCGACCACGCCCAATGCAATATTCACGTAAGGTGTGAGGGCAACAACGAGCACCACATGATAGAGGCTATATTCAAGGCGTTTGCCCGTGCGGTAAAGGCTGCCAAACAAATTACTGGGGTTGAGATTCCAAGTACTAAAGGGGTGATTTAG